The proteins below come from a single Deltaproteobacteria bacterium genomic window:
- a CDS encoding 2-hydroxyglutaryl-CoA dehydratase: MGEGIYVGIDIGSLSSEAVLLGEEGLLAYSITNTGANPQRAARKCLEEALAKAGLDKRAISLVVATGYGRIRVPFATREMTEITCHARGAHFLFPRTRTVIDIGGQDSKVITLNERGGVTDFVMNDKCAAGTGRFLEVMATALETGLMDMGRRSLQAKKGIRISSMCTVFAESEVVSLIADGYKEEEIIRGLHEAISQRIFMMTKKLRVQEEITLSGGVAKNQGIAEVLKALFRKRINIPAEPQIVGALGAALYAMDMALGKG, from the coding sequence ATGGGTGAAGGGATCTATGTTGGCATTGATATCGGATCTCTCTCCTCGGAGGCCGTCCTCTTGGGGGAGGAGGGTTTGCTGGCCTACTCCATCACCAACACCGGGGCCAACCCCCAGAGGGCAGCCCGCAAGTGTTTGGAGGAGGCCTTGGCCAAGGCAGGGTTGGATAAGAGGGCCATCTCCCTGGTGGTGGCTACTGGATACGGGCGAATTAGGGTCCCCTTCGCGACCAGGGAGATGACCGAGATCACCTGCCACGCCCGGGGGGCTCACTTCCTCTTTCCAAGGACCAGGACCGTTATCGACATCGGTGGTCAGGACAGCAAGGTCATCACCCTGAATGAACGAGGAGGGGTTACCGACTTTGTGATGAACGATAAGTGTGCCGCGGGGACGGGGAGGTTCTTGGAGGTGATGGCTACCGCCTTGGAGACAGGGCTTATGGATATGGGCAGAAGGTCTCTGCAGGCCAAAAAGGGTATCCGCATCAGCAGTATGTGTACTGTCTTCGCTGAATCAGAGGTGGTCTCCTTGATTGCGGATGGATACAAAGAGGAAGAGATCATCAGGGGGCTCCATGAGGCCATCTCCCAACGGATCTTTATGATGACCAAGAAATTGAGGGTGCAGGAGGAGATCACGCTCAGCGGCGGTGTGGCCAAGAACCAGGGAATAGCAGAGGTCCTCAAGGCCCTTTTTCGGAAGCGGATAAATATCCCCGCGGAACCCCAGATAGTGGGGGCCCTGGGCGCTGCCCTCTATGCCATGGATATGGCTCTGGGGAAAGGGTGA
- a CDS encoding 2-hydroxyacyl-CoA dehydratase — MDREVFIKGLRCLVRRPWTYRCLGVLLELLNRKEENGAYKIWVRFLLEVTRKAHARRGPVIWMNAFTPSEIAYGLGGVPFMPEIIASLVAYLGWSRRPIALANTHMSTDLCSFYRCAFGLVLEDYFPQPDLIISSSHLCDGANKFFHYLSQIYGCPHLFLDPPYKGDVLGRRYMISQLKDILEEASKVLRVPLDEGRLAQALDLSHQARWYMEGINQLRRATPSPLPGSEGLSYLAGMNFYSLGSRKGVDFYRTLYHFIERRVDQGRGYLPRERHRLLWLHHIRPYYKNEIFQILGERGVAVSFEEPNYLYWPFPDPSRPWGSLADKILTNIWAGPLERRMEAIWRMVQDYRIDGVIHFSHWGCRQSCGGAGVIGDFLKEREIPYIILPGDGADPDNYSPGQTRTRLEALVEMLG, encoded by the coding sequence TTGGATAGGGAGGTCTTTATAAAGGGGTTGAGGTGTTTGGTACGTCGCCCCTGGACCTATCGCTGCTTGGGGGTACTACTTGAGCTATTGAACAGGAAAGAGGAGAACGGGGCTTACAAAATATGGGTGCGTTTCCTGTTGGAGGTAACACGAAAGGCCCATGCCCGCCGTGGGCCGGTGATCTGGATGAACGCATTCACCCCCAGTGAGATCGCCTATGGTCTGGGGGGGGTGCCCTTCATGCCGGAGATCATCGCCTCCCTGGTTGCCTATCTGGGGTGGAGCCGCCGTCCCATTGCCCTAGCCAATACCCATATGTCCACCGATCTTTGCTCCTTCTACCGTTGTGCATTCGGCTTGGTCTTGGAAGACTACTTCCCCCAGCCAGATCTTATCATCTCCTCCTCCCACCTCTGTGACGGGGCCAATAAGTTCTTCCACTACCTCAGCCAGATCTATGGTTGTCCCCACTTGTTCCTAGATCCCCCTTACAAAGGCGATGTTCTTGGGCGACGGTATATGATCTCCCAGCTCAAGGATATCCTGGAGGAAGCCTCAAAGGTACTTCGTGTCCCCTTAGATGAAGGCCGGCTGGCCCAAGCCCTGGACCTCTCCCACCAGGCCCGATGGTATATGGAAGGGATAAACCAGTTGCGCCGGGCCACCCCTTCCCCCCTTCCTGGAAGCGAGGGGCTCAGCTATCTCGCCGGGATGAACTTCTATTCCTTGGGTTCAAGGAAGGGCGTTGATTTTTACCGAACCCTCTATCACTTTATCGAGAGGAGGGTGGACCAGGGGAGAGGATATCTTCCAAGGGAGAGACATCGCCTCCTCTGGTTGCACCACATCCGCCCCTATTATAAGAACGAGATCTTCCAGATCCTGGGGGAGCGGGGGGTTGCCGTCTCCTTTGAAGAACCCAATTATCTCTACTGGCCATTCCCGGATCCTTCTCGGCCATGGGGGAGTTTGGCGGACAAAATCCTTACCAATATCTGGGCGGGTCCCCTCGAGAGGAGAATGGAGGCGATATGGAGAATGGTCCAGGACTATCGCATCGATGGCGTTATCCACTTCTCCCATTGGGGGTGTCGGCAGAGCTGTGGAGGGGCAGGGGTCATTGGCGACTTCCTCAAAGAAAGGGAGATTCCCTATATCATTCTTCCCGGGGATGGAGCTGATCCTGATAATTACTCACCTGGGCAGACCAGGACCAGATTGGAGGCCCTGGTGGAGATGTTGGGGTAG
- a CDS encoding 2-hydroxyacyl-CoA dehydratase, which produces MVSFKEILSDLSERYPLGQEGPIIGWTCTYLPLEILEAGRLQPYRIIPEPSSERADSYLDPNFCPFIRASLGKAIGGEYPFLSGIILLNTCDGMRRLYDAWRFYSPPSFLFLLDLPRVMTSSLAYFRMRLQELKEEIECHFEVKITEDRLFEAIEEANLTRSLLQRLLFLKGRGNPPLQEGDILDILTEGGRNPRKIFNEALQGLVKELEPHPPASLNGPKLLVTGSLLEGSSLIRLVEELGGEVVVSDLCTGGRFLEEVPPFSDPLEALSKAYLNKPLCARMWDTERRIANIKAEISRTGAQALIYFALKFCDPYLYEVPALKVALQEVGIPVLFIEGEYTGRVSGGVRTRVQAFLEMLERDLG; this is translated from the coding sequence ATGGTGTCCTTCAAGGAGATATTGAGCGATCTGAGCGAAAGATATCCTTTGGGGCAGGAGGGTCCCATTATAGGTTGGACCTGCACCTATCTTCCCCTAGAGATCTTGGAGGCGGGGAGATTGCAGCCTTACCGGATCATTCCGGAGCCCAGCTCAGAGAGGGCCGATTCCTACTTAGATCCCAATTTTTGCCCCTTTATCAGGGCCTCTTTAGGGAAGGCCATCGGGGGGGAATATCCCTTCCTTTCCGGCATCATCTTGCTTAACACCTGCGATGGGATGCGCCGCCTATATGATGCCTGGCGTTTCTACTCCCCCCCCTCTTTTTTGTTTCTCTTAGATTTACCCCGGGTTATGACCTCCTCTCTGGCCTATTTCAGGATGAGATTGCAGGAGTTAAAGGAGGAGATAGAATGCCACTTCGAGGTGAAAATCACCGAAGATAGGCTGTTCGAAGCCATAGAGGAGGCGAACCTCACCCGTTCTCTGCTTCAGCGGCTTCTCTTTCTAAAAGGAAGGGGGAATCCCCCTTTACAAGAGGGTGATATCCTGGACATCCTAACCGAAGGGGGGAGGAATCCCAGGAAGATCTTTAACGAGGCCCTGCAGGGACTAGTGAAGGAGCTAGAACCACACCCCCCTGCTTCCCTTAATGGCCCCAAGCTCCTGGTCACCGGCTCCCTCCTAGAAGGAAGCTCATTGATCCGCTTAGTAGAGGAGTTAGGTGGAGAGGTAGTGGTCTCCGATCTATGCACTGGAGGAAGGTTTTTGGAAGAGGTGCCTCCTTTTTCGGATCCCCTTGAGGCCTTAAGCAAGGCATATCTAAATAAACCGCTCTGCGCCCGAATGTGGGATACGGAGCGCAGAATAGCAAACATAAAGGCTGAGATAAGCAGAACCGGGGCACAAGCACTGATATATTTTGCCCTTAAGTTTTGCGATCCATATCTCTATGAAGTCCCTGCTTTAAAGGTGGCCTTGCAGGAGGTAGGGATTCCCGTCCTCTTTATAGAAGGGGAGTATACAGGCAGGGTGAGCGGGGGGGTCCGCACAAGGGTTCAGGCCTTCTTGGAGATGTTGGAGAGGGATCTTGGATAG
- a CDS encoding 2-isopropylmalate synthase translates to MGEKIVIFDTTLRDGEQSPGASMNLEEKLRVAKQLEKLNVDVIEAGFPMSSDGDFEAVEAIAKTIEGCQIAALARADITDIDRAWEAVRYAKRPRIHTFIATSDIHLKYKLKKTREQVLQDVVRAVSHAKGYTDNVEFSAEDATRSDLDYLYQVIEAAIEAGATTVNIPDTVGYTIPSEFSHIVRTIKERVPNIDKATISVHCHNDLGLAVANSLAAIESGARQAECTINGIGERAGNASMEEVVMAIKVRKDLFDFYTDVNAEQIYPASRLVATITGMVVQPNKAVVGANAFAHEAGIHQDGILKEKTTYEIMTPESVGITKSSLVLGKHSGRHAFRERLKEFGYELSSAELDIVFQRFKKVADQKKVVYDEDIMAIVEDEVFRVPDKYKLIHINVQSGTVTIPTASVQMEVDGRFIQDAGFGDGPVDAALKTIQKITKSKSRLVGFAVAAITGGTDAQGEVTVRIEEEGQTAIGQGASTDIIIASAKAYINALNKLEYRKKGLRGL, encoded by the coding sequence ATGGGAGAAAAGATCGTTATCTTTGACACCACCTTGAGGGATGGTGAACAGTCACCCGGGGCATCGATGAATCTGGAAGAGAAGCTCAGAGTGGCCAAGCAGCTGGAGAAATTAAACGTCGATGTGATCGAGGCGGGCTTTCCCATGTCCTCTGACGGCGATTTTGAGGCCGTTGAGGCCATCGCCAAGACTATAGAAGGTTGTCAAATCGCTGCACTGGCCAGGGCGGATATCACCGATATCGATCGGGCCTGGGAGGCAGTAAGATATGCCAAGCGCCCGAGGATCCATACCTTTATCGCCACCTCGGACATCCACTTGAAATACAAGCTCAAAAAGACCAGGGAGCAGGTGCTCCAAGACGTGGTGCGGGCCGTCTCCCACGCCAAGGGATACACGGACAATGTGGAATTTTCTGCTGAGGACGCCACCCGGAGCGATCTGGATTACCTCTACCAAGTGATTGAGGCGGCCATCGAGGCTGGAGCTACCACGGTCAACATCCCCGACACTGTGGGTTATACCATACCCTCGGAGTTCAGCCATATCGTACGCACCATTAAAGAACGGGTCCCCAATATCGATAAGGCGACCATCAGCGTCCACTGTCATAACGACCTGGGGCTGGCGGTGGCCAACTCCCTGGCCGCTATAGAGAGCGGTGCCCGGCAGGCGGAGTGTACCATCAACGGGATAGGGGAAAGGGCAGGAAACGCCTCTATGGAAGAGGTTGTTATGGCCATCAAGGTTAGAAAGGACCTCTTCGACTTCTACACCGATGTAAATGCTGAACAGATATATCCCGCCAGTCGTCTCGTAGCCACCATCACAGGGATGGTGGTGCAACCCAATAAGGCCGTTGTGGGGGCCAATGCCTTTGCCCATGAGGCTGGGATACACCAAGATGGAATCCTCAAGGAAAAGACTACCTACGAGATCATGACACCTGAGTCGGTCGGTATCACCAAGAGTTCCTTGGTCCTCGGCAAACACTCGGGCAGACATGCCTTTCGGGAAAGGCTAAAGGAGTTCGGTTATGAGCTGAGCAGTGCGGAATTGGATATCGTCTTCCAGCGTTTCAAAAAGGTGGCCGATCAAAAAAAGGTGGTCTATGACGAAGACATCATGGCCATTGTAGAGGACGAGGTCTTCAGGGTCCCGGACAAGTACAAGTTGATCCACATCAATGTCCAGAGTGGAACGGTCACCATTCCCACGGCCAGCGTCCAGATGGAGGTGGATGGAAGGTTCATCCAGGATGCTGGGTTTGGAGATGGGCCGGTGGATGCGGCCTTGAAGACCATCCAGAAGATCACCAAATCCAAGAGCAGATTGGTGGGGTTTGCAGTGGCGGCCATCACTGGCGGGACCGATGCCCAGGGGGAGGTGACGGTCAGAATAGAGGAGGAGGGTCAAACAGCCATCGGCCAGGGGGCCAGTACTGACATCATCATCGCCAGTGCCAAGGCCTATATCAACGCCCTGAACAAGCTGGAATATCGGAAAAAGGGGCTGCGAGGACTTTAA
- the leuC gene encoding 3-isopropylmalate dehydratase large subunit: MGMTITEKILAEHAGLEEVAPGEIINAKVDVALGNDITAPLAIKAFREVGAKRVFDREKVILVPDHFTPNKDIQSAEQCQLLREFAQEQGLTHYFEVGRMGIEHALLPEKGLVGAGDLVIGADSHTCTCGALGAFATGVGSTDLAAAMATGEIWLRVPETVRLTYYGRRQSWVGGKDLILYTIGDIGVDGALYKAMEFTGEAIGALEMAGRFTMANMAIEAGAKNGIFPPDEITLEYLQGRVEKGYKLYHSDENARYEEVREYDVSQIGPQVACPPSPANVKGARELVGVEIDQVVIGSCTNGRLEDLRIAAHIMRGEKLAPYVRLIVIPATQGIYLQALREGLLEIFVEAGGVVSTPTCGPCLGGHMGVLGAGEVAIATTNRNFVGRMGHPTSQVYLSNPAVAAASAIKGKIAHPEEVVKE; this comes from the coding sequence ATGGGGATGACTATCACCGAGAAGATCCTGGCGGAACATGCCGGCCTAGAAGAGGTAGCTCCAGGGGAGATCATCAACGCCAAGGTGGACGTGGCCTTGGGAAATGATATCACCGCCCCCTTGGCCATCAAGGCCTTCAGGGAGGTGGGGGCAAAGAGGGTCTTTGACAGAGAAAAGGTGATCCTGGTGCCCGATCACTTCACCCCTAACAAGGACATCCAATCGGCGGAGCAATGCCAGCTACTACGGGAGTTCGCCCAAGAGCAGGGCCTAACCCACTATTTTGAAGTGGGGCGGATGGGGATCGAACACGCCTTGTTACCCGAAAAGGGGTTGGTGGGGGCCGGTGATCTGGTCATAGGGGCTGACAGCCATACCTGTACCTGCGGCGCCCTCGGGGCCTTCGCTACGGGGGTGGGGAGTACCGACCTGGCCGCAGCCATGGCCACGGGGGAGATCTGGCTACGGGTCCCCGAGACTGTAAGGCTCACCTACTATGGGCGTCGGCAGTCATGGGTGGGAGGAAAGGACCTCATACTCTACACCATCGGGGATATAGGGGTGGATGGAGCTCTCTATAAGGCCATGGAGTTCACCGGGGAGGCCATCGGTGCACTGGAGATGGCCGGGAGGTTCACCATGGCCAACATGGCCATCGAGGCCGGCGCAAAAAATGGCATCTTTCCCCCCGATGAGATCACCCTGGAATACCTCCAAGGGAGGGTCGAAAAGGGGTATAAACTTTACCACAGTGACGAAAATGCCCGATATGAAGAGGTGAGGGAATACGATGTCTCACAGATTGGACCCCAAGTGGCCTGTCCCCCATCCCCCGCCAATGTGAAGGGGGCAAGGGAATTGGTCGGGGTAGAGATAGATCAGGTGGTCATCGGCTCATGCACCAACGGGAGACTGGAGGATCTAAGGATCGCCGCACACATCATGCGGGGGGAGAAGCTAGCCCCTTACGTCCGTCTCATCGTGATCCCCGCTACGCAAGGGATCTATCTTCAGGCCCTTCGTGAGGGGCTTTTGGAGATCTTTGTGGAGGCGGGGGGGGTGGTGAGCACCCCCACCTGCGGCCCCTGTCTCGGCGGCCACATGGGGGTTTTAGGAGCGGGGGAGGTGGCCATCGCCACCACCAACCGTAATTTCGTGGGGAGGATGGGGCACCCCACCAGCCAGGTCTATCTCTCCAACCCTGCTGTGGCTGCAGCGAGTGCGATAAAGGGGAAAATAGCCCACCCTGAAGAAGTGGTAAAGGAATGA
- a CDS encoding DUF4911 domain-containing protein has protein sequence MDTIAIFIQIPPREIAFLTFVLESYEGVATMRTVDPEKGIVELMVPPHQKEEITEILRSLAGEFPIHYVAPPS, from the coding sequence ATGGATACCATTGCTATCTTTATTCAGATACCACCCCGGGAGATAGCCTTCCTTACCTTCGTCCTGGAGTCTTATGAAGGGGTGGCAACGATGAGGACCGTTGACCCAGAAAAGGGAATCGTAGAACTAATGGTCCCCCCCCACCAAAAGGAGGAAATAACAGAGATCCTGCGAAGCCTCGCTGGTGAGTTCCCCATCCACTATGTGGCCCCTCCCAGCTAA
- a CDS encoding sugar phosphate isomerase/epimerase, protein MRIILSTGTLHTYPLEEIFFVAKEAGFDGLELVLNKQICEKSISSSLPRLFLMLPVYSLHAPFMRYKGWGGGGRSLLRTVELAMEFSIPLVNFHPPCWVNLEIGFWHWLKGIKDFQEEVGRDNVIVTIENMPLLGGELRFNGYIWGRTRNLLQFITERNLYLTFDCTHMGTHKADFIDDFSAFYATGRIKNIHLSDYGHGGEHLLPGRGELPLTRFLLQLGRFNYKGLLTLESMPSELPKVQEDIIRTLRDIVEYLRAAIEIKQGVEVT, encoded by the coding sequence ATGCGGATTATTCTATCCACTGGTACCCTGCACACCTATCCCCTCGAAGAGATCTTCTTCGTCGCGAAAGAAGCTGGCTTTGATGGGCTGGAATTGGTGTTAAATAAACAAATTTGTGAAAAAAGTATCTCCTCCTCCCTCCCCAGACTCTTCCTGATGCTGCCTGTCTACTCCCTCCATGCCCCCTTTATGCGCTATAAGGGATGGGGGGGAGGGGGGAGGTCTCTCCTCAGGACCGTGGAGTTGGCCATGGAGTTTTCCATCCCCCTGGTGAACTTCCACCCCCCTTGTTGGGTCAACCTGGAGATCGGGTTCTGGCACTGGCTCAAGGGTATCAAGGACTTTCAGGAGGAGGTAGGAAGAGATAACGTCATCGTCACCATCGAAAACATGCCGCTGCTGGGGGGGGAGCTTAGGTTCAATGGCTACATCTGGGGCAGGACAAGAAACCTCCTCCAATTCATTACCGAAAGGAACCTCTATCTGACCTTCGACTGCACCCATATGGGGACCCATAAGGCCGACTTCATCGACGACTTCTCAGCCTTTTATGCCACGGGGAGGATAAAGAACATCCACCTCAGCGACTATGGTCACGGGGGAGAACACCTCCTGCCCGGCCGGGGGGAACTCCCTCTGACCCGCTTCCTCCTTCAATTGGGTCGGTTCAATTATAAGGGGCTTCTGACCCTGGAGTCGATGCCCTCTGAGCTTCCCAAAGTGCAGGAGGATATTATCAGGACCCTGAGAGACATAGTGGAGTACTTGCGGGCGGCAATAGAGATAAAACAAGGTGTCGAAGTAACGTAG
- a CDS encoding type IV pilus twitching motility protein PilT, with translation MPDLQDLLKTMIEHEATDIHITTATPPQIRVDGRLVPLDLPPLTPADTKKLSYSILTDAQKHRFEEEHELDFSFGIKGLSRFRGNIFLQRGAVAAAIRAIPYKIKGFQELGLPPIVEDLIRRPKGLILVTGPTGCGKSTTLAAMIDRINEERNSHIVTIEDPIEYLHPHKGCVVNQREVNSDTFSFQAALKHILRQDPDVVLIGEMRDLETIEAALTIAETGHLTLATLHTNSCTESINRVIDVFPPHQQPQVRTLVSFVVEGVLTQQLLPRATGRGLVLALEIMIPNPAIRNLIREDKVHQIYGQMQVGQMKFGMQTMNQSLLNLYERGLITLNDAMARSANLEEFRQMLGESTAKR, from the coding sequence ATGCCTGATCTACAAGACCTTCTCAAGACAATGATAGAACATGAGGCCACGGACATCCACATCACCACTGCCACCCCTCCCCAGATCCGGGTGGATGGCCGACTTGTCCCCTTAGATCTCCCCCCCCTGACCCCTGCCGACACCAAGAAACTTTCCTACAGCATCCTCACCGATGCCCAGAAACACCGTTTTGAGGAAGAGCACGAACTCGACTTCTCCTTCGGGATAAAGGGGCTTTCCCGATTCAGGGGGAACATCTTCTTACAGAGGGGGGCGGTGGCAGCAGCCATCAGGGCCATCCCCTATAAGATTAAGGGCTTTCAAGAACTAGGTCTCCCCCCCATCGTAGAGGATCTGATTAGAAGACCCAAAGGGCTCATCCTGGTCACGGGCCCCACCGGCTGCGGTAAATCCACTACCTTGGCCGCCATGATCGACAGGATCAATGAGGAGAGGAACTCCCACATTGTCACCATCGAAGACCCCATAGAATACCTCCACCCCCATAAGGGATGCGTGGTGAACCAGAGGGAGGTGAACTCAGATACCTTCAGTTTCCAGGCGGCGCTAAAACATATCCTCCGCCAGGACCCTGACGTGGTTCTCATCGGAGAGATGAGGGACTTGGAGACCATAGAGGCGGCACTTACCATCGCTGAGACCGGACACCTCACCCTCGCCACCCTGCACACCAACTCTTGCACTGAGAGCATAAACAGGGTCATAGATGTCTTCCCCCCCCACCAGCAGCCCCAGGTCAGGACATTGGTCTCTTTTGTCGTGGAGGGGGTCCTCACCCAACAGCTCTTGCCCAGGGCCACCGGGAGGGGGTTGGTCCTGGCCCTGGAGATCATGATCCCCAATCCGGCCATCCGCAATCTCATCCGTGAGGACAAGGTCCATCAGATCTACGGGCAGATGCAGGTAGGACAAATGAAGTTCGGGATGCAGACCATGAACCAGTCCCTGCTCAACCTTTATGAGAGGGGACTAATCACCCTCAACGACGCCATGGCCCGATCCGCCAACTTGGAGGAGTTTCGGCAGATGTTGGGGGAGAGCACGGCAAAGAGATGA
- a CDS encoding type II secretion system F family protein, with the protein MPKYMWEGRTPRGDFRKGELEGPNDTVIRAYLRQQQIIPTKIVAKGKEIKITLPFMKGRVRKKSLAIFTRQLATMIDAGLPLVQSLEILAQQEENETFKEIIKGVKEDVEAGATFAAALKKYPRVFDNLYVNLVVAGEEAGTLDVVLNRLATHIEKMEVLKRKIRSALVYPAMIVSVAIVVTIVLLVFVIPVFERLFAGTGMSLPLPTQIVIGVSRFAKKFMPFIILFFVILAFVLRNYYRTETGKTKIDAFLLKLPIFGELIRKVAIARFARTLATLVTSGVPILESLNIVAGTSGNKVVENAILKGRASISEGQTISEPLAQSGVFPIMVTQMISVGETTGSLELMLTKIADFYEEEVDVAVATLSSMLEPLLMIFLGVTIGGLVISMYLPIFKMAAAF; encoded by the coding sequence ATGCCAAAGTACATGTGGGAAGGTAGGACCCCCCGAGGAGATTTTCGCAAGGGAGAACTCGAAGGACCCAACGATACGGTCATCAGGGCCTACCTTAGACAACAGCAGATCATCCCCACCAAGATCGTCGCCAAGGGGAAGGAGATCAAGATCACCCTCCCCTTCATGAAGGGGAGGGTGAGAAAGAAGTCCCTGGCGATCTTCACCCGTCAATTGGCCACCATGATCGATGCGGGTCTCCCCTTGGTCCAGTCCTTGGAGATCCTGGCCCAACAGGAGGAAAATGAGACCTTTAAGGAGATTATCAAAGGGGTAAAAGAGGACGTCGAGGCTGGGGCCACCTTTGCAGCGGCCCTGAAGAAGTATCCCCGCGTCTTTGACAACCTCTACGTCAATCTGGTGGTGGCGGGAGAAGAGGCCGGCACCCTGGACGTCGTCCTTAACCGCTTGGCAACCCATATCGAAAAGATGGAGGTGTTGAAAAGGAAGATCAGATCGGCCCTGGTGTACCCTGCCATGATTGTGAGTGTGGCCATCGTCGTCACCATCGTCCTGTTGGTCTTCGTCATCCCGGTCTTCGAGAGACTATTCGCTGGCACAGGGATGAGCCTGCCCCTTCCCACCCAGATCGTCATCGGTGTGAGCAGGTTTGCCAAGAAATTTATGCCCTTCATTATCCTGTTTTTCGTGATCTTGGCCTTTGTATTGAGGAACTATTACAGGACGGAAACTGGAAAGACCAAAATCGACGCATTCCTCCTGAAACTTCCAATCTTTGGGGAACTCATCAGGAAGGTGGCCATCGCCAGGTTTGCCCGCACCTTGGCCACCCTGGTGACCAGTGGGGTACCCATTCTTGAGTCCCTGAATATTGTGGCCGGGACGTCGGGGAACAAGGTGGTCGAAAATGCCATTCTGAAGGGACGGGCCAGTATCAGTGAGGGGCAGACCATCTCTGAACCATTGGCCCAGAGCGGCGTCTTTCCCATCATGGTAACCCAGATGATCTCAGTGGGGGAGACCACCGGTTCTCTAGAACTCATGCTCACCAAGATTGCCGATTTCTACGAAGAAGAAGTGGATGTGGCCGTGGCCACTCTGAGCTCCATGCTCGAGCCGCTTCTGATGATCTTTTTGGGCGTGACCATAGGGGGTTTGGTCATATCCATGTACCTGCCCATCTTTAAGATGGCCGCAGCCTTTTAG